Part of the Candidatus Saccharimonadales bacterium genome, GCTGTTTGGCACCTCGATGTCGGCTCATCTCATCCTGGAGGGGGAGCACCTTCCAAGGGTCCGGCTGTTCGCCGGTTAAAGAGGTACGTGAGCTGGGTTCAGAACGTCGTGAGACAGTTCGGTTTATATCCGCTGTGGACGATAGGAAATTTGAGAGGATTTGCCCCTAGTACGAGAGGACCGGGGTGAACGCACCGCTGGTGTACCAATTGTCATACCAATGGCATCGTTGGGTAGCTATAGTGCGGACTAGATAAGCGCTGAAAGCATATTAAGCGCGAAACTAACCTCAAGATTAGATTTCCCCATGATCCCCCAGAAAGACTATCTGGTTGATAGGCGCAAGGTGGAAGTGCAGTAATGCATGCAGCCGAAGCGTACTAATAGGGACATTGACTTTTTACGTTCTCTCATTCGGTCATTGCACTAATTTATTAGCGTAGTGGTTTGAATGAGAGGAGTGCAATTTGACTAGTTATTGGTGTTCATCACCGTTTCACAAGCTTAAGAACTTTGTGAAACTGATATTCACAATATGTTTGTCACTTGTTTATTGATTATCTTATCCGTGCCATTTGTAATATCAATGGGCACCGATTGGTCCAGTCATTTTTATGGCTGCTCCTATTCGGTGCCCATAGCATGAGGGAAACACCTGTTCCCATTCCGAACACAGCAGTTAAGCCTCATAGCGGTTACAATACTTGGGTTTCGAACCTTGGGAAAATAGCACGGTGCCGAATTATAAAAAAGCCATCCTTAACGGGATGGCTTTTTTCTTTTGTAGTAAGCCATTTAGCCGGCCGAATTAAGTCTAGTTTTGCAGAAAAATGATTATTTATGTAGTACATACATATACTAAATATGATTAGATTCTCAAACCATAAAGGGTTTGACTATGCTATGAAAAAGCTTATACTTAAGTAAAATACTAAATAATTAGGGCCTATCGATGATAGACAAAAAACAAATGCAAAATATAAACAGTTTTTTACAAAAGCGGGTGGTACAGCGTTTTAGTGTGGTCGCTGTCGCCCTTGTGGTAGTCGGTTCAGTGGCCTACTTCGGTGCCAATAATAGTAATTCAAGTCAAGCTGCTGGTGTAGGTACACTTTCCGTAACGCCAGCTACCGGCACCTTTACGACCGGCTCAAACGTTAGCGTAACCATCTCTGAAGATAGTGGTACTGACCCGGTTAACTCCGTGCAGGCTTCACTGCGTTATGACGCAACGAAACTACAATATGTCAGCATGACTGAAGGCACGGCGTTTTCAACGATTGCAGCCACTAGCACTGCTACGGCTGGAACAATCCGGGTTGGACGTGCAACAGCGGCTGGCAGCTCGGTAACTGGCAATAATGCAGTCGTAACGGTTACCTTCAGGGTACTTGGTAATACCGGTACCACGGCTTTGAACTTTGATCCGGCCTTCTCATTCATTGTTCGGAGCACGGATAGCGTCAATATACTGACCTCCAGCACCACTGCAACGTATGCTATGAAACTACCGACACCAGCCATCTCTGCAGTTAGCCCAGCCAGTGGCTCGATCGCAGGCGGTACGGCACTTACTATTACTGGCTCAAACTTCGTCAGTGGTGCTACCGTATCCGTCGGCGGAGCTGCAGCAACGGCAGTAACTTTCGTCAGCGCAACAAGTATCACTGCAACTGCACCAGCTCATGCTGCGGGCGTGGTCACTGTAGCTGTTACTAATCCCGACGGTCAAGTTGCGTCACGGGCTTCTGGCTTTACCTACTTCGGACCGGCACCAACTATTACAACGGTGACACCGACCAGCGGTTTGCCAACTGGTGGGACTAGCGTCACTATTGCGGGTACAAACTTTGTAGCCGGCGCCTCAGTCAAATTTGGTGGTCTGAATGCAACCAACGTTATCGTAACTGCAACGAGTATTACTGCAACTACGCCAGCCCGCGCTGCTGGAACTGCTGATGTAGTTGTCACCAACCCTGACGGTCAGTCAGCTACCAAACTTGCAGGCTATACCTACAGGCTGCCAGCCCCAACTGTTACGTCTGTTAGCCCGACACGGGGTCTTGTAAATGGTGGTACCGTCGTTACAATCACTGGTACTAACTTCGTCAGCGGTGCGACTGTCATGGTCGGTAACGCTGCCGCAACGACCGTTACCTTCGTCAGCGCAACATCAATACGGGCTACCACGAGCGCTCAGCCAGCTGGTGTCGTCACCGTAGCCGTTACAAACCCAGATGGCCAGAGAGCAAGCCTGGCTTCCGGCTACACATATGTAAACTCAGCACCAACCATTTCAGGGGTCAGCCCAACCTCCGGTGCTATCGGTGGCGGTACTACGGTCACTGTTACCGGTACGAACTTCACAAGCGGTGCCACGGTTAAATTCGGCGCAGCAGTTTCTAGCAGTGTTACCTTCGTATCGGCAACGACACTAACAGTCCTCGCTCCGGCTGGAGTTGCTGGACCAAGCCAGGTTGTTGTCACCAACCCTGACGGTCAGTCAACGGCAGGTACTGCGCCAGTCTTCACTTATCTGTCAAATCCCGGTGACGCCAACAACGACGGCCGCGTCAATGCCATCGACTTGTCGATCATTCTGTCCCGCGATGCCCAGAACTATCCGCCAGCTGATTTCAACGGCGACGGTACGGTTGGCTCAGCTGACATGGCAATATTACTTGGTCGCTGGACCTGGTAATCAGCTTCGGCGCAGGGAACTCACGAGTCTCCTGCGCCGTAAACACCGGCACTTGAAATTGTCATCCCAGCGGCTAATGTGTCCAGAATTGAATAAAATAAACCGAACAGAGTCTCGGTTTATTTTATTTTCAGACTTTATTACAGGGGCGAACAAACGGAATATAAGCACTATGAGATATTTTACAGCTGCGCATAAGCTTTATAGGTTATTCTTATGGATAGTTTGAGGGGGACATATACCAACCCTCAGACGTAATACCTACAGGAGGAATGACTATGGCAGGAACACGATCTGGCGGCGAAGCAGCTGCTGCAACAAACAAGAAGAAGTATGGACCTGATTTTTACGCTCGCATCGGTGCGGCAGGTGGCAAAAAAGGCCGTAGTGGCGGCTTTGCTGCTGGCAAAGAAGGCCGCGAGCGCGCCCGCAAGTACGGTGCGATCGGCGGACGTTTGTCTCGACGCGGCAAATCCGAACTCGACGAAGCGGCATAGGGTCGTAGCTCACACAATCAACCCCTCGAGAAATCGAGGGGTTTTGTATTTTATAGAGTCACTTAATCCAGTCAAGTTACCGAAAATAGCCATAAACAAATTATAGTTGACAAGTAAACAATAGCGTGATATCATAAGCATAGTTTCGAGATATCGTAATGAGGGTTCTTCGTGCAGAGATGTGCGGAGAACTCTTTTTATTATCGAACGATTATAATTAACGGAGGTTTACAGCATGGCTGGAACAAAAGCTGGCGGCGAAGCTGCTGCCAAGACGAACAAGAAAAAGTATGGTGCTGATTTTTACGCAAAAATCGGTGCTAAGGGTGGCCGCTTAGGCCGCACTGGTGGATTTGCTGCTAACCGCGAGCTTGCTCGTGCTGCTGGCGCTAAAGGTGGCCGTATTAGCCGCCGCACCAAAAAAACTGAAGCCTAAACAGCTAGTAGTTGACATGAAAGCACCCGGTTTGTCCAGGTGCTTTTTGTTTATATATTCGCTGTTGCTAACGGCGGATCTGGAGTGCAAAAACTGGCGGTGCTTTCTTGTGCTGGGCACGGCGGTACGCCCGGCAAAAGCGCGACGGGCTGACTTGCCAACGGGTATGACAGTTGAAGCAGCGGTAATGGTTGCTCTCGTCAGCCTGCAGGCACTGCGTGCCGCAGCCAGGACAGAGTGAGCGGCGATACAGCCAGTCGCGGTAGGTATCGAGGCAATCCTGAACATAGTCATCGTCAATAGTAACACCGTAATCTGCCGAAGCCACCAACGCATGATTCCAGGCGGCAACTTCGAGGTGTAGTAGTTCGATGTCGGCTTTGTAGGAAGTATGGCCGAGTAGGGCATGGCTGGTTTCGTGAAGCAGCGACCAACTGCCAGACTGCTCATGCATGCGGCGGGCATCGTAGAAAACTTCAGATGTTTCAGGGCACCAGTAAAATGACGGCCCGGCCACGAATTGTAATTGCGGATGAGCAAGCGCTAGACGTTCAACCAGTTCAGTCATTTAGACAGCCCTCGGTATGCGGTGATGAATTTCCGGGTGATACAGTGATTTAGCCAGATCATAACAGCCGTACAGGACGGCTTCGTCCGGCCGTTCAGCTGATTTGATCGGTGGTATCGGCACGAGCGGGCTGGCAAACTTGTCCAGTTCGGCTACGAGGAATTTCTGATAACGGTCAAAGTAGATACCGACGCTACCTCCGATGACAATGATATCTGGTTCGGTAAGTGCGATCAGCTCGATCAGGCCGCGGGAAATATCGCGGGCGATAGCATGCCATGTTGCCGTATCACGAACCGGGATGTCCTGCGCAAATTTACCGTAGCGGCGAACAACGGCACTGCCGGCAGCAAATGACTCCCAGCTGACCAGCTTGTCCTGATGTTCAATAATCATTTGACCGGCTTCGCTGCCAGCAAAATTAGCATCGATTTTGCCGCCGACAACTAGACCTGCGCCGATACCGGTGCTAATTGTTACGTACAAGACTTTGTCGATATGCTTGATGAGCATTGCCTCCGATAGGGCTGCCAGGCTCGGATCGTGCTCGAGGACGACGGGGCAGTGTAGGATCTTTTCAATATCATGCTGAATCGGTACATCGCGCCAGGGAAGATTGCCAAATACCCGTCCGATACCATGCTTGCGGTCGATACGGCCTGGTACGGCGACGCCGGCTCCATGAAAGTCATGGTCGCCAAAATCTTTGACGGCTTTTTTCAGCTCAACCAGGAAATCATCGTACTGCTTGGGGGTGGGGATGCGTACTTTTTGCAGAATGACACCATTGTCATCTAGGCTCGCCGCCAATATTTTACTACCCCCAATATCGATGCCTACATACATTAGCTACAGTATAGTACTACTGCTATAGAATTGGGTAGCCTTATAATACCAATTTTACAAAATTACAGCTTTTGCAGGCAGTATGGCAGTACCTTTTACGACCAGGCCAGGGCCGGTAACTTTACCTCTGATACGAAAAGAGGTATAATTAAGCTAATCTTACAGATTATGGCAATCTGTTCCTCACGGAGGATACTCGTTGCTATGGCTGAAGAAATACATTCGAAGGAGGCACTTAGAAAATGCCAACAACAACTACAGCGGATACTGACGCTCCAGCCGAAACGGCCAGTAAAAATAATGCTCCTATGAGTATGGATGAATTACTCGCGGCAAGCGAGCTCAAGCAGCTCGAAGCCGGTGATGTCGTCGAAGGGACTATCACTTCGGTCAAGAAACACGAAATGTGGATAGATCTCGGCGCCCGTGGCGTCGGAGTTGTCATGCGCCGCGAAATCGGTCATGGCCAGCCACTCGAAGTCGGGTCAAGTATTACAGTCAGCGTTATCGACCCTGAAATGGACGAGGGCTACTCGCTGCTCAGCATGAAGCGGGCTGCCAAGGACCGCGGCTGGGACGAGCTGCAGCGCGTCTTCGATGACGGTGACGTTGTCGAGATCGTACCTTATGACGCAAACCGTGGAGGACTGCTTGTCGAACTGGAAGGTATCCGAGGTTTCCTGCCTGTCTCACAGCTGGCTGCCGGCCATTACCCACGGGTATCCGGTGCGGACAAGGACGAAATATTGCAGAAGCTCAATGCACTCGTCAATCAGACACTGCGCGTCCGCATTCTCGATGTTAGTCGCAAAGACAACAAGCTTATTTTCTCAGAAAAAGAAGCTGTTAAGGGTGATATGCAGGCCCGCTTAACCAGCCTCAAAGTTGGTGATGCGGTCGAAGGCGTCGTCACTGGTGTGATCGACTTTGGTGCTTTCATCAACGTCGATGGTATCGAAGGTCTCATTCACATTTCCGAGATTTCTTGGGAACGAGTCGATGATCCTCGCAATTACGTCAAAGTCGGCGACACCGTCAAGGCAAAGATTATTGCTATCGACAAAGATCGTCTGAGCCTCAGTCTCAAGCAGATGAGCGACGATCCATGGCTATCTGAAGTCAAAACCTTCAATAAGGGCGATGTCGTCGAGGGTAAGATTACCCGCATTACGCCATTCGGTGCATTCGTACAGATTAGTCCTTCAGTAGAAGCACTAGTCCACGTCTCCGAAATGGGCGGTGAAGACGGCGTTGATCCTGAAAAGATTTTCCAGCTCAACGAAAAGAAGCAATTCAAGGTTCTCGACATTGATGCTGAGAACCGCAAAATCGCGCTCAGTCTTAAAGACGCAAAATAGTATGTAAGTAATAAGTATTGGCTACTCAGCCGGAAAGGTGTGTCGACAACGATGGCAACTACTACAACCATTGAAATAGAAGAAAATATTACGGTCGGCACGCTGGCTGAGAAGCTGATGCTTCCAGTGAGCCGTGTTATTGGCGAGCTGATGAAAAACGGCGTTATGGCAACCGTCAATGAGCGTATCGATATCGATACTGCGCAGATTATTGTCGGTGAACTCGGGCTTGATGTCGAGCTCAAAAAGCAAGAGGAAGCTGCTCCTGCGGTCACGACCCGCGTCAAGCGGGCTATCAGCGACAAAGCCGTCACTCGGCCGCCGGTTGTCGCTGTGATGGGGCATGTTGATCACGGTAAGACCAGCCTGCTTGATGCTATCCGTAGTGCCCAGGTAGCCAAGGGCGAGGCCGGCGGCATTACCCAGCACATCTCGGCCTATCAGATCACGCACAAAGACCGCAAGATAACATTTCTCGATACACCGGGCCACGAAGCCTTCGCGGCGATCCGTGAGCACGGCGCACTGCTGACTGACATTGTTATTATCGTCGTCGCCGCAGATGACGGCGTCAAGCCGCAGACCATCGAAGCGATCCGCTTTGCCCGCAAAGCTGGTGTCCGTATCGTCGTGGCTATGAATAAAATGGACAAAGAAGGCGCTAATCCGAACCAGGTCAAAGGCCAATTAGCCGAGCAGGATTTATTAATTGAAGAATACGGCGGCGATATCGTCGTTGTCGAAGTCTCGGCCAAAACAGGCAAGGGCGTACCAGAATTACTCGATATGTTGCTCCTAGTAGCTGATGTCGAAGAGCTAAAGGCCGAAGTTGATCTGCCGGGTACCGGGCTCATTATCGAAGCTCATGTCGAACAGGGCCGCGGACCAGTCGCCCACGCACTCGTGGAGTCGGGAACCGTCAAAAAAGGCTCGTTCATCGTCGCCGGCGGCAGTTATGCCAAAATCCGCAACCTGGAATCTACCAGCGGCGAAAACCTCGCGCAGGCCACACCGTCGACGC contains:
- a CDS encoding S1 RNA-binding domain-containing protein is translated as MPTTTTADTDAPAETASKNNAPMSMDELLAASELKQLEAGDVVEGTITSVKKHEMWIDLGARGVGVVMRREIGHGQPLEVGSSITVSVIDPEMDEGYSLLSMKRAAKDRGWDELQRVFDDGDVVEIVPYDANRGGLLVELEGIRGFLPVSQLAAGHYPRVSGADKDEILQKLNALVNQTLRVRILDVSRKDNKLIFSEKEAVKGDMQARLTSLKVGDAVEGVVTGVIDFGAFINVDGIEGLIHISEISWERVDDPRNYVKVGDTVKAKIIAIDKDRLSLSLKQMSDDPWLSEVKTFNKGDVVEGKITRITPFGAFVQISPSVEALVHVSEMGGEDGVDPEKIFQLNEKKQFKVLDIDAENRKIALSLKDAK
- a CDS encoding IPT/TIG domain-containing protein; translation: MIDKKQMQNINSFLQKRVVQRFSVVAVALVVVGSVAYFGANNSNSSQAAGVGTLSVTPATGTFTTGSNVSVTISEDSGTDPVNSVQASLRYDATKLQYVSMTEGTAFSTIAATSTATAGTIRVGRATAAGSSVTGNNAVVTVTFRVLGNTGTTALNFDPAFSFIVRSTDSVNILTSSTTATYAMKLPTPAISAVSPASGSIAGGTALTITGSNFVSGATVSVGGAAATAVTFVSATSITATAPAHAAGVVTVAVTNPDGQVASRASGFTYFGPAPTITTVTPTSGLPTGGTSVTIAGTNFVAGASVKFGGLNATNVIVTATSITATTPARAAGTADVVVTNPDGQSATKLAGYTYRLPAPTVTSVSPTRGLVNGGTVVTITGTNFVSGATVMVGNAAATTVTFVSATSIRATTSAQPAGVVTVAVTNPDGQRASLASGYTYVNSAPTISGVSPTSGAIGGGTTVTVTGTNFTSGATVKFGAAVSSSVTFVSATTLTVLAPAGVAGPSQVVVTNPDGQSTAGTAPVFTYLSNPGDANNDGRVNAIDLSIILSRDAQNYPPADFNGDGTVGSADMAILLGRWTW
- the infB gene encoding translation initiation factor IF-2 gives rise to the protein MATTTTIEIEENITVGTLAEKLMLPVSRVIGELMKNGVMATVNERIDIDTAQIIVGELGLDVELKKQEEAAPAVTTRVKRAISDKAVTRPPVVAVMGHVDHGKTSLLDAIRSAQVAKGEAGGITQHISAYQITHKDRKITFLDTPGHEAFAAIREHGALLTDIVIIVVAADDGVKPQTIEAIRFARKAGVRIVVAMNKMDKEGANPNQVKGQLAEQDLLIEEYGGDIVVVEVSAKTGKGVPELLDMLLLVADVEELKAEVDLPGTGLIIEAHVEQGRGPVAHALVESGTVKKGSFIVAGGSYAKIRNLESTSGENLAQATPSTPVVITGFKTLPEFGDEFIVVDNEKLARSQSEAVSASKSSGGKLDMNSTELIRMINRNNKVEEFNIIIKADVQGSLTSVMDSLKALDTDEVAVRVVGSGIGTITENDAHLAHTSNAVIYGFNVTLPANIRQHASRDKVSVRMYKVIYELIDDVKVELTNRLAPEVTETDMGRLVIRGIFNTTKTEVICGGEVTKGKLVAPALARVVRGNDKIADVEITGLKRGPQEAREVFEGEMCGMSIKTNSRLDLLEGDHIELFTRESVKRSL
- a CDS encoding KGG domain-containing protein; its protein translation is MAGTKAGGEAAAKTNKKKYGADFYAKIGAKGGRLGRTGGFAANRELARAAGAKGGRISRRTKKTEA
- a CDS encoding ROK family protein; protein product: MYVGIDIGGSKILAASLDDNGVILQKVRIPTPKQYDDFLVELKKAVKDFGDHDFHGAGVAVPGRIDRKHGIGRVFGNLPWRDVPIQHDIEKILHCPVVLEHDPSLAALSEAMLIKHIDKVLYVTISTGIGAGLVVGGKIDANFAGSEAGQMIIEHQDKLVSWESFAAGSAVVRRYGKFAQDIPVRDTATWHAIARDISRGLIELIALTEPDIIVIGGSVGIYFDRYQKFLVAELDKFASPLVPIPPIKSAERPDEAVLYGCYDLAKSLYHPEIHHRIPRAV